One Candidatus Methylomirabilota bacterium genomic region harbors:
- a CDS encoding DUF1998 domain-containing protein encodes AEPGAVATRESTKRRLLAAERFNPTIYLYDSHAGGIGLAERLFEILPDLLRRGLETLDACGCRFGCPSCVGPVNEVGRRAKTTAQALLRALTA; translated from the coding sequence CCGCCGAGCCCGGCGCCGTCGCCACGCGAGAGTCCACGAAGCGCCGGCTCCTCGCGGCCGAGCGCTTCAACCCGACGATCTACCTCTACGACTCCCACGCGGGCGGGATCGGCCTGGCCGAGCGGCTCTTCGAGATCCTGCCCGACCTCCTCCGGCGCGGCCTCGAGACGCTCGACGCCTGCGGGTGCCGGTTCGGGTGCCCCTCGTGCGTCGGGCCCGTCAACGAGGTGGGCCGCCGGGCGAAGACCACCGCGCAGGCGCTCCTCCGCGCCCTCACGGCCTGA